One stretch of Siphonobacter curvatus DNA includes these proteins:
- a CDS encoding N(4)-(beta-N-acetylglucosaminyl)-L-asparaginase: MTTRRSFLRWSTLAVTFAPVRSLVASPQATAAKPLVVSTWDSGLAVNAVAWNVLKPGGYALDAVEEAAKSIEKEISCCVGLGGYPDREGHVSLDACIMNEKYDCGSVAGLERILHPISVARKIMETTPHVMLVGEGAQQFAVANGFKLESAELSADAAKAYKEWLKKSEYKPLMNIEQQQGKTPKRAAGGPFAPNQFEDGSFNHDTMGTIALDGKGRLAGACTTSGMAFKMRGRIGDSPLIGSGLYVDGEIGAATSSGQGEEVIRLGGTHLVVEFMRNGATPMEACKKAVERLVKINPKKAKEFQVGFIAINLKGEVGAYSVNKGFSYSVTQGDDGGKVFMAESYYK; the protein is encoded by the coding sequence ATGACAACGCGTAGATCTTTCCTTCGCTGGTCCACACTGGCAGTAACCTTCGCTCCAGTACGTTCGCTGGTAGCTAGTCCGCAGGCTACGGCTGCTAAGCCGCTAGTGGTTTCCACCTGGGATAGTGGCCTGGCTGTAAATGCGGTTGCCTGGAACGTACTCAAACCCGGTGGATACGCTTTGGATGCCGTGGAGGAAGCCGCTAAATCCATTGAAAAAGAAATTAGCTGCTGCGTAGGTTTGGGTGGATATCCCGACCGCGAAGGCCACGTATCACTGGATGCGTGTATCATGAATGAAAAATATGATTGTGGCTCGGTAGCGGGGCTTGAACGTATTTTGCACCCGATTTCCGTAGCTCGTAAAATCATGGAAACTACGCCGCACGTCATGCTGGTAGGCGAGGGAGCCCAGCAGTTCGCCGTGGCGAATGGCTTTAAACTGGAGTCTGCCGAGCTTTCCGCTGACGCCGCCAAAGCGTACAAGGAGTGGCTGAAAAAATCCGAGTACAAACCCCTGATGAACATTGAACAGCAGCAGGGTAAAACGCCTAAACGAGCGGCGGGCGGACCCTTTGCTCCCAATCAGTTTGAGGACGGTTCCTTCAACCACGATACCATGGGTACGATTGCTCTGGATGGCAAAGGCCGATTGGCCGGAGCTTGTACCACCAGCGGTATGGCTTTCAAAATGCGGGGCCGTATTGGCGACTCTCCTTTAATCGGCTCTGGTTTATATGTAGACGGCGAAATTGGAGCAGCCACCTCATCGGGCCAAGGAGAAGAAGTGATTCGTTTGGGCGGAACACACCTCGTCGTTGAATTTATGCGAAATGGAGCTACGCCGATGGAAGCCTGCAAAAAAGCCGTGGAGCGGCTGGTGAAAATCAATCCTAAAAAAGCGAAAGAATTTCAGGTAGGTTTTATTGCCATCAACCTAAAGGGCGAAGTGGGGGCTTATTCCGTCAACAAAGGCTTTAGCTACTCCGTTACCCAGGGCGACGACGGTGGTAAAGTCTTCATGGCCGAGAGTTACTACAAATAA
- a CDS encoding beta-N-acetylhexosaminidase codes for MKRFVLSAFLAAASVATFGQSLIPQPVSLQQGSGAFRFNAQTQLVASTPEAKRLATLLNQYLKKQAGYELKMVAKAPASNFVAFNEKTGLPAEGYELKATAQSIQIAGKDAGLFYGLQSLLQLFPEGKSEIAAVTIEDHPRFGYRGLMLDVGRHYMPVSFIKQMIDEMARLKFNRFHWHLTEDQGWRLEIKKYPKLTQVGAFRDETLIGGYGDRMPQQFDGIKYGGFYTQDEARDIVKYAADRHIVVIPEIELPGHSTAALAAYPELGCTPGPFKVQTTWGVHKDVFCPKEETFTFLENVLTEVMAIFPSPYIHIGGDECPKDRWKESEFCQNLIKKENLKDEHGLQSYFIRRIEKFLNSKGRNIIGWDEILEGGLAPNATVMSWRGEQGGIAAAKENHDVIMTPNSHLYIDHYQGKDRKQEPLAIGGFLTLEKVYSYDPTPKELTAEQQKHIKGVQANLWTEYIPTPAKASFMLFPRALALAEVAWSPVNRKEYTEFSEKRVPDYLRNMEKRNWVYRVPTAIGMPAEDTLRGNQFTIHLKSPVEGAKIYYSIDGYAPNETTHLYAKPIALTIPENRRVDLKTIVITPEGLRSVVATTTLVNGTPMPDKQPKKKN; via the coding sequence ATGAAACGTTTCGTACTTTCTGCTTTTCTGGCGGCGGCTAGCGTAGCCACTTTCGGGCAGTCACTCATCCCTCAGCCCGTATCCCTGCAACAGGGTTCCGGAGCCTTCCGTTTTAACGCCCAGACCCAATTGGTAGCCTCTACGCCCGAAGCGAAGCGACTGGCGACTTTACTCAACCAGTACCTGAAGAAACAGGCGGGCTATGAATTGAAAATGGTCGCTAAAGCTCCCGCTTCTAATTTTGTTGCTTTTAACGAAAAAACGGGTTTACCCGCTGAAGGCTACGAGCTAAAGGCCACCGCTCAAAGTATTCAAATTGCGGGTAAAGACGCGGGCTTGTTTTACGGCTTACAGTCGTTACTCCAATTATTCCCGGAAGGGAAATCGGAAATTGCTGCCGTTACCATCGAAGACCATCCGCGGTTTGGCTATCGGGGCTTGATGTTGGATGTAGGTCGGCATTACATGCCCGTATCATTCATCAAACAAATGATTGACGAAATGGCCCGGCTGAAATTCAACCGTTTCCATTGGCATTTAACCGAAGATCAGGGCTGGCGGCTAGAGATTAAAAAGTACCCTAAACTAACGCAGGTAGGGGCTTTTCGTGATGAAACGCTGATCGGAGGATACGGCGATCGGATGCCACAACAGTTCGATGGCATCAAGTACGGCGGTTTTTACACCCAGGACGAAGCCCGTGACATCGTCAAATACGCGGCTGACCGGCATATTGTCGTTATTCCCGAGATTGAATTACCAGGACATTCCACGGCAGCCTTAGCGGCATACCCAGAGTTGGGTTGCACGCCGGGACCCTTTAAAGTACAAACCACCTGGGGTGTACACAAAGACGTATTCTGTCCGAAAGAAGAAACGTTTACGTTCCTGGAAAATGTACTGACGGAGGTAATGGCCATTTTCCCCTCGCCGTACATCCACATTGGTGGCGATGAGTGCCCGAAAGATCGCTGGAAGGAATCGGAATTTTGCCAGAATTTGATCAAGAAAGAAAACCTGAAAGACGAGCACGGCCTGCAAAGCTATTTCATTCGACGGATCGAAAAATTCCTGAATTCAAAAGGCCGTAACATCATTGGCTGGGACGAAATTCTGGAAGGTGGTCTGGCTCCCAACGCTACCGTAATGAGCTGGCGTGGTGAACAGGGGGGAATTGCGGCGGCGAAGGAAAATCACGATGTCATCATGACGCCCAATAGTCACCTGTACATTGACCACTACCAGGGAAAAGACCGCAAACAGGAGCCGCTGGCCATTGGCGGATTCCTGACGCTGGAGAAAGTTTATTCCTACGATCCAACGCCGAAAGAGCTGACGGCCGAACAGCAAAAGCACATCAAAGGGGTGCAGGCCAACTTGTGGACGGAGTATATTCCGACCCCGGCCAAAGCTTCGTTCATGTTGTTTCCCCGGGCGTTGGCTTTGGCGGAAGTAGCCTGGTCGCCGGTGAACCGGAAAGAATATACCGAGTTTTCGGAAAAACGGGTACCCGATTATTTACGGAATATGGAAAAGCGTAACTGGGTCTACCGCGTACCTACCGCCATTGGTATGCCCGCCGAAGATACGTTACGGGGGAATCAGTTCACGATTCATCTGAAATCGCCCGTTGAAGGAGCCAAAATTTATTACAGCATCGATGGATACGCTCCCAATGAAACGACGCATTTATATGCCAAACCCATTGCATTGACCATTCCCGAAAACCGTCGTGTCGATCTAAAAACTATCGTGATCACACCCGAAGGATTACGGAGTGTGGTGGCTACGACTACGCTGGTAAATGGTACGCCGATGCCCGATAAACAGCCCAAAAAGAAGAATTAA
- a CDS encoding glycosyltransferase family protein, whose amino-acid sequence MAFEVEPIKPKIRPRLLIEIAWEVCNQVGGIYTVIRSKVPAMVEKWGDDYFLLGPYFPDKALAEFEPIADLDDSILGKTVRKMREMGFDVQYGYWLVTGKPRIVLFNFHSLYDRLDQLKYDLWNHHQLSTLNAEELVNQVVAFGECVRVFLNELSKDHSGRYDITAHFHEWMAATALPDLAQEAPKLATVFTTHATMLGRYMAPNVPNFYDNLPSFNWLEQAKHFGIETQATIEYLAAQNCHVMTTVSDVTARECEFLLGRKCDLTLPNGLNVTRFTATHEFQNLHVQYKQKIHQFVMGHFFQNYSFDLDRTLYFFTSGRFEYSNKGYDLTLEALNRLNAKLQASNSDMTVVMFIVTKNPVYSMDADVLQTRAVMAEIRQTCEAIERQIGEQLFMASATSNDLKMPDLNQFVDEYWQLRLRRTIQSWKTHQLPKTVTHYLKQEDAIVDFLRKSNMQNHETDRVKIVYHPDFIASTNPLFGMDYSHFVRGCHLGIFPSYYEPWGYTPLECVVRGVPTVTSDLSGFGDYMNQIMADPENWGVYVLNRSEQDFHQAAETLSELLFKFVRASRRDRIMQRNRTESISEVFDWKNLRSYYDTAHDLALKRRKYS is encoded by the coding sequence ATGGCTTTCGAAGTAGAACCCATTAAGCCCAAAATACGGCCTCGACTCCTGATTGAAATTGCCTGGGAAGTATGCAATCAGGTAGGGGGTATTTACACGGTAATCCGCTCCAAAGTTCCGGCAATGGTCGAGAAATGGGGCGACGATTACTTTTTGCTTGGGCCTTACTTCCCAGACAAAGCCTTGGCTGAGTTTGAACCGATTGCCGATCTGGATGATTCGATTCTCGGAAAAACCGTACGGAAAATGCGGGAAATGGGCTTCGATGTCCAGTATGGATATTGGCTGGTGACGGGCAAGCCCCGCATCGTGCTCTTTAACTTTCATAGCCTGTACGATCGGCTTGACCAACTGAAGTACGACCTCTGGAACCATCACCAGCTTTCTACGCTCAATGCGGAAGAGCTGGTCAATCAGGTAGTGGCTTTTGGTGAATGTGTTCGGGTTTTCCTGAATGAATTGTCAAAAGATCACAGCGGGCGTTACGACATTACGGCTCATTTTCACGAATGGATGGCCGCTACGGCCCTGCCCGATCTGGCTCAGGAGGCTCCCAAACTGGCAACCGTTTTTACCACTCACGCTACCATGCTGGGTCGGTATATGGCCCCCAATGTGCCTAACTTTTACGACAATTTACCCTCGTTTAATTGGCTCGAACAGGCAAAGCACTTTGGCATTGAAACCCAGGCAACGATTGAATACCTGGCCGCTCAGAATTGCCACGTAATGACGACCGTTTCGGACGTAACGGCTCGGGAATGTGAGTTCCTACTCGGTCGTAAGTGTGATTTGACGCTACCCAATGGGCTTAACGTTACCCGTTTCACAGCTACGCACGAATTTCAGAACCTGCACGTTCAGTACAAGCAGAAGATTCACCAGTTTGTGATGGGTCACTTCTTCCAGAACTATTCCTTTGATCTGGACCGTACCCTCTACTTCTTTACGTCGGGACGTTTTGAGTACTCTAACAAAGGGTATGACCTGACGCTGGAAGCTTTGAATCGACTCAATGCCAAGTTACAGGCCAGCAACTCGGATATGACGGTGGTGATGTTTATCGTTACCAAAAACCCAGTGTATTCGATGGATGCGGATGTGTTGCAAACGCGAGCGGTAATGGCCGAAATCCGGCAAACCTGCGAAGCGATTGAACGACAAATTGGTGAACAACTGTTCATGGCTTCGGCCACGAGCAACGATCTGAAGATGCCGGATCTCAACCAGTTCGTGGATGAATACTGGCAGCTTCGCCTTCGCCGTACCATTCAATCCTGGAAGACGCATCAGCTACCTAAAACGGTTACGCACTACCTCAAGCAGGAAGATGCTATCGTGGACTTTCTGCGGAAGTCCAACATGCAGAACCATGAAACAGACCGCGTAAAGATTGTGTATCACCCCGATTTCATCGCGTCAACGAACCCGTTGTTCGGGATGGATTACAGTCATTTCGTACGGGGTTGTCACTTAGGTATTTTCCCAAGTTACTACGAGCCCTGGGGCTATACGCCACTGGAATGCGTCGTTCGAGGCGTACCGACTGTGACGAGTGACCTTTCGGGTTTCGGTGATTACATGAACCAGATCATGGCCGATCCGGAAAACTGGGGGGTTTATGTATTGAATCGCAGCGAACAGGATTTTCACCAGGCTGCCGAGACGCTTTCGGAATTGCTGTTTAAATTCGTACGAGCTTCCCGCCGGGATCGGATCATGCAACGGAACCGTACTGAAAGCATTTCTGAGGTGTTTGATTGGAAAAACCTCCGTAGCTATTACGATACGGCCCACGATTTGGCCCTCAAGCGTCGTAAATACAGTTAA
- the ruvX gene encoding Holliday junction resolvase RuvX, whose protein sequence is MARILAIDYGTKRVGLAVTDPLQLIATALETVHSKDVMNFLKAYCQRESVEAFVVGMPTNLDGTDTSNTSHVRGFIRLLRKSFPDIPVHEHDERFTSVMALQALISMGTTKKDRRDKGVVDRVSATIILQSFLETRRI, encoded by the coding sequence TTGGCACGAATTCTTGCTATAGATTACGGTACCAAACGCGTAGGACTCGCGGTTACGGATCCGTTGCAACTCATTGCAACGGCCCTGGAAACGGTTCATTCGAAAGACGTGATGAACTTTTTGAAAGCGTACTGCCAGCGAGAAAGCGTAGAAGCCTTCGTGGTAGGTATGCCCACGAATCTCGACGGCACGGATACGTCCAATACATCTCATGTACGGGGGTTTATTCGCCTGTTACGGAAAAGTTTTCCGGACATACCCGTGCACGAACACGATGAACGATTCACTTCGGTCATGGCATTGCAGGCGTTGATTTCGATGGGTACCACCAAGAAAGATCGTCGCGATAAGGGCGTTGTAGATCGGGTATCGGCAACGATTATATTACAATCGTTTTTAGAAACTCGCCGAATATAA
- the pnuC gene encoding nicotinamide riboside transporter PnuC has protein sequence MNGFLSYLQSNWLELSGVSTGIICVWLNTRQNVWGFFWGLISVGLYTVIFWEARLYGDMGLQIVFALLSIYGLYQWLYGGVGHTQLHVRKLPRHFIGWLLALTLGGTALLNWVLSRLTDASLPLLDSFTTTVSLIAQWMLGRKFIENWYLWLFVDLIYVGIYVYKNLYWTAFLYGVYLILCVMGYRDWKKDLSPVSLT, from the coding sequence ATGAACGGATTTCTGAGCTATCTCCAAAGCAACTGGCTCGAGTTAAGCGGCGTTAGTACGGGTATCATCTGCGTCTGGCTCAATACGCGACAAAACGTTTGGGGTTTCTTCTGGGGCCTGATCAGTGTAGGGTTGTACACCGTCATTTTCTGGGAAGCCCGCCTCTACGGAGACATGGGATTACAAATTGTCTTTGCTCTGTTAAGCATCTATGGTCTGTACCAATGGCTCTATGGTGGGGTCGGACATACCCAGCTTCACGTCCGAAAACTTCCCCGGCACTTTATCGGGTGGTTACTGGCCCTGACACTCGGTGGAACGGCTCTGCTCAATTGGGTACTCAGCCGCCTGACGGATGCCAGCCTGCCCCTACTCGATTCGTTTACGACCACCGTAAGTCTCATCGCCCAGTGGATGCTTGGCCGCAAGTTTATTGAAAACTGGTACCTCTGGCTTTTTGTCGACCTGATTTACGTCGGCATATACGTTTATAAAAATTTGTATTGGACGGCCTTTCTCTATGGGGTTTATCTAATACTTTGCGTCATGGGTTACCGGGATTGGAAAAAAGATTTATCTCCCGTTTCACTGACTTAA
- the mfd gene encoding transcription-repair coupling factor gives MLIKDLLTLYRNDAFIRLMGERLQSKQPDDYHLQIKGITGSLDAVLVAAHYQNHPAASLVVLSDKEEAAYFYNDLQNLLGEDHVLLFPMSYKKPYEYEEIDNANVLMRSEVLNRINDKSNKTLIVTYPEALSEKVINRRSLVKNTFTISVGEKLDTEFLTEFLLSQDFEGTDFVYEAGQFAVRGGIIDVYSYANEFPYRIDLFGDEVESIRTFDPDTQLSKESVSRINIIPDVQTKLIQESRDSFLSFFPETTRIWFKDVELTLELIGICFENVEKSFQAILERSGGIKVIHEPSQLFETRRGFLNQIKEFPSVEFGKRFYFKPADGSTLPASELRINYASKPQPSFNKDFNRLIETLHEQQYRGYTNVVVSETQKQLERLSSIVGEANDSVRFQGVNVSLREGFIDDTLKIACFTDHQIFDRFYRYRIKDKYSKSKALTLRELKTLAPGDYVTHIDHGIGRFAGLVKIDIGDHQQEGIRLVFRDNDTVVVNVQSLHKIAKYTGKEGTQPSLSKLGSPEWENKKAKVRRQVKDIAAELIELYAKRRLAPGYPYSRDTFLQVELESSFLYEDTPDQAKATSAVKEDMEKPHPMDRLVCGDVGFGKTEVAMRAAFKAASDNKQVAVLVPTTVLAMQHYRTFRDRFERFPVKVEYINRFKTTQQIKETLKRVESGETSILIGTHRIVGKDVKFKDLGLLIVDEEQKFGVKVKDRLKEFKLNVDVLTLTATPIPRTLHFSLMGARDLSVIATPPPNRQPVTTELMVFDELKIRDAVMREMKRGGQVFFVHNRIGDLESLGNMILKLVPDAKIGIAHGQMDGDRLEKVMMKFIEGEYDVLISTNIIEAGLDIPNANTILINQAQLFGLSDLHQMRGRVGRSNKKAYCYLLTPALSLLSTDSRKRLQALEEFTELGDGFKVAMRDLDIRGAGNLLGAEQSGFINDLGFETYHKILDETVRELKETQFKDLFADELARAANNLRVECQIETDLPVLIPENYVSNISERLSLYNRLDHMKNEAELQAFLSEVSDRFGPAPEEVRDLVDLVRVRWKAEQIGFEKLTLKQNTLKGTFVSGENEAYFQSERFGKVLDFVKANPRKVVLKDVKGKLQLLAENLRQVTELDQLLGQMVNSGEKVSVA, from the coding sequence ATGCTGATTAAAGATTTGTTGACGTTGTATCGGAATGACGCTTTCATCCGGCTCATGGGCGAACGACTTCAGAGTAAACAACCCGACGATTACCACTTACAGATCAAAGGAATAACCGGTAGCTTGGATGCCGTACTAGTAGCGGCTCACTATCAAAATCATCCGGCGGCTTCGCTGGTGGTCTTGTCCGATAAAGAAGAAGCGGCTTACTTCTACAATGACCTGCAAAATCTACTGGGCGAAGATCACGTGTTGCTCTTTCCCATGTCGTACAAAAAGCCGTATGAGTATGAGGAGATCGATAACGCCAACGTACTGATGCGGTCGGAAGTACTGAACCGAATCAATGACAAGAGTAACAAAACGCTCATCGTTACCTATCCCGAAGCCCTGAGCGAGAAAGTAATCAATCGCCGCTCGCTGGTGAAGAATACCTTTACCATTTCGGTGGGAGAAAAACTGGATACGGAATTCCTGACCGAATTTCTGCTGAGTCAGGATTTTGAAGGCACCGATTTTGTGTACGAAGCCGGGCAGTTTGCCGTTCGCGGTGGGATTATCGACGTATACAGTTATGCCAATGAATTTCCGTACCGGATCGACCTCTTTGGTGATGAAGTGGAATCCATCCGTACTTTCGATCCAGATACGCAGTTGTCCAAGGAATCCGTTTCCCGGATTAATATTATCCCGGATGTACAGACAAAACTGATTCAGGAAAGCCGGGATTCGTTCCTAAGTTTCTTTCCGGAAACGACTCGCATTTGGTTCAAAGACGTAGAATTGACGTTGGAACTAATCGGTATCTGTTTTGAAAACGTCGAGAAGAGTTTTCAGGCGATTCTGGAACGCAGCGGTGGTATCAAGGTCATCCACGAACCCTCGCAGCTGTTTGAGACCCGGCGGGGTTTCCTGAATCAAATCAAGGAATTTCCAAGTGTTGAATTTGGGAAGCGATTTTACTTCAAACCCGCTGACGGGAGTACGCTTCCGGCCAGTGAACTTCGGATCAATTACGCTTCGAAACCCCAACCTAGTTTCAACAAAGATTTCAACCGACTCATCGAAACCCTGCACGAACAGCAGTACCGAGGCTATACCAATGTGGTGGTTTCTGAAACGCAGAAGCAACTGGAGCGATTGTCTTCAATTGTGGGTGAAGCCAATGATAGCGTCCGTTTCCAGGGCGTAAACGTATCCTTGCGGGAAGGTTTTATTGATGATACGCTAAAAATCGCCTGTTTTACCGATCACCAGATTTTCGATCGGTTTTATCGGTACCGAATCAAGGATAAATACAGCAAGTCCAAAGCTCTCACCTTACGGGAACTCAAAACACTGGCTCCCGGTGACTACGTAACGCATATTGACCACGGCATTGGCCGCTTCGCCGGATTGGTAAAGATTGACATAGGCGATCACCAACAGGAGGGCATCCGGCTGGTTTTCCGCGATAACGATACCGTGGTGGTCAACGTACAGAGCTTGCACAAAATCGCCAAGTACACGGGGAAAGAAGGTACGCAACCTTCGTTGAGCAAGCTGGGTTCGCCGGAGTGGGAGAACAAAAAGGCCAAAGTCAGACGGCAGGTGAAAGACATTGCCGCCGAGTTGATTGAGCTGTATGCCAAACGCCGACTGGCTCCCGGGTACCCCTATTCCCGCGATACGTTTTTACAGGTAGAACTGGAATCGTCCTTCCTCTACGAAGATACGCCCGATCAGGCTAAGGCTACGTCGGCGGTGAAAGAGGATATGGAAAAACCCCACCCGATGGACCGTCTGGTGTGTGGGGATGTAGGTTTTGGAAAGACGGAAGTGGCCATGCGCGCCGCCTTTAAAGCCGCTTCGGATAACAAACAGGTGGCCGTACTGGTGCCTACAACGGTACTGGCTATGCAACATTACCGCACTTTCCGGGATCGCTTCGAACGTTTTCCAGTAAAAGTGGAATACATCAACCGATTCAAAACGACGCAGCAGATCAAGGAAACGCTCAAACGCGTGGAGTCGGGGGAAACGAGTATTCTGATTGGTACGCACCGGATTGTGGGAAAAGACGTCAAATTCAAGGATTTGGGCTTGTTGATTGTGGATGAGGAGCAGAAATTTGGCGTCAAAGTGAAGGATCGACTCAAAGAATTTAAGCTTAACGTCGATGTGCTCACGCTAACGGCCACGCCTATTCCCCGTACCCTGCATTTTTCACTGATGGGAGCCCGTGATTTATCGGTCATTGCTACGCCGCCGCCGAACCGCCAGCCGGTTACGACGGAGTTGATGGTATTCGACGAACTTAAAATCCGGGATGCGGTGATGCGGGAAATGAAGCGGGGTGGACAGGTCTTCTTCGTTCACAACCGCATTGGCGATCTGGAGTCGCTGGGAAATATGATTCTCAAGCTCGTGCCCGACGCAAAAATTGGTATCGCTCACGGGCAGATGGACGGGGACCGGTTGGAGAAAGTCATGATGAAATTCATTGAAGGCGAATACGACGTTCTGATTTCAACGAACATCATTGAAGCAGGTTTGGATATTCCGAATGCCAATACCATCCTGATTAATCAGGCTCAGTTGTTCGGTTTGAGCGATTTGCACCAGATGCGGGGTCGTGTCGGCCGTTCCAATAAAAAGGCGTATTGTTACCTGCTTACTCCTGCCTTGTCACTACTGAGTACGGATTCCCGAAAGCGGTTACAGGCCCTGGAAGAATTCACCGAATTGGGAGACGGATTCAAGGTTGCCATGCGGGATTTGGACATTCGCGGAGCAGGAAATTTGCTGGGAGCTGAACAAAGTGGCTTCATTAACGATTTAGGCTTTGAGACGTATCATAAGATCCTTGACGAAACCGTCCGGGAGCTGAAAGAAACGCAGTTTAAAGACCTGTTTGCTGATGAATTGGCCCGAGCCGCGAACAATTTGCGGGTAGAGTGCCAGATTGAAACGGATTTACCCGTCCTGATTCCCGAGAATTACGTATCTAATATCTCGGAACGACTCAGTTTATACAACCGCCTCGACCACATGAAAAATGAGGCAGAATTGCAGGCTTTTCTTTCGGAAGTGAGCGATCGATTTGGTCCAGCCCCCGAAGAAGTACGCGATTTGGTTGATCTGGTACGGGTTCGTTGGAAAGCGGAACAAATTGGTTTTGAAAAATTAACGCTCAAACAAAATACATTGAAAGGAACATTCGTTTCTGGTGAGAATGAGGCGTATTTCCAGTCCGAGCGTTTTGGTAAAGTTCTTGATTTTGTGAAAGCTAACCCACGCAAAGTGGTGCTGAAGGATGTCAAAGGCAAACTTCAGCTACTGGCTGAAAACTTACGTCAGGTTACGGAGTTAGATCAATTACTGGGCCAAATGGTAAATTCGGGCGAGAAAGTTTCAGTAGCGTAA
- the gldJ gene encoding gliding motility lipoprotein GldJ produces the protein MMRIASVYLLGALVLLTTACKKNKRPDSGHIGKNSTATGIAYNAKEGFSTPKSFKGQPTGPNLVYIEGGRFVMGSLEEDVAGVHDNVERTVTVQSFFMDETEIANVHYLEYLYAVQKDSSQEFYESALPDTTVWAGEMAFNDTYVDQYLRYPGFRMYPVVGVSWVQAQDYSAWRTGAVNNDLARKATSGGKKGGRKKKGEEAATDATAEAASKQYSGGRAAIETGYVLPNYRLPTEAEWEYAAKALIGTQYLDENQSNQRIYPWDGSSMRKSSGKKKGTMLANYKRGRGDYAGIAGKTNDGAIITDEVYSYPPNDFGLYNMAGNVNEWVWDVYRPTTFQTFNDLNPVRRDGYLDDEKNYGKKDNNSLLDNRTRVYKGGSWADIAYWLAPGTRRYMDQDSATATIGFRCSMIASGRKR, from the coding sequence ATGATGAGAATTGCGTCCGTTTACTTGTTAGGGGCCTTAGTGTTACTAACAACAGCCTGTAAGAAGAATAAGAGACCCGATAGTGGTCACATTGGGAAAAATAGTACGGCCACAGGCATTGCTTACAACGCAAAAGAAGGATTCTCGACGCCTAAAAGCTTTAAAGGTCAGCCTACCGGACCTAACCTGGTATATATCGAAGGCGGTCGCTTTGTGATGGGTTCGCTGGAAGAAGATGTGGCAGGGGTACACGATAACGTAGAACGTACGGTAACGGTACAGTCATTCTTTATGGATGAAACCGAAATTGCCAACGTTCACTACTTGGAATACCTTTACGCAGTTCAGAAAGATTCTTCGCAGGAGTTTTACGAATCGGCTTTGCCTGATACCACGGTTTGGGCCGGTGAAATGGCATTCAACGATACCTACGTAGATCAATATCTGCGGTACCCCGGTTTTCGGATGTACCCAGTGGTAGGGGTTTCCTGGGTACAGGCTCAGGATTACTCAGCTTGGCGTACGGGAGCCGTTAATAACGATCTAGCTCGTAAAGCAACCAGCGGTGGTAAAAAAGGCGGACGTAAGAAAAAAGGTGAAGAGGCGGCAACGGATGCTACGGCAGAAGCGGCTTCCAAACAATACTCAGGTGGTCGTGCAGCTATCGAAACGGGTTATGTGTTACCCAACTATCGTCTGCCAACGGAGGCTGAATGGGAATACGCCGCTAAAGCTTTGATCGGAACGCAGTATCTGGACGAAAACCAATCAAATCAGCGGATTTACCCCTGGGATGGTTCTTCGATGCGGAAAAGCTCAGGCAAGAAGAAAGGAACGATGCTAGCAAACTACAAACGCGGTCGCGGGGATTATGCTGGTATTGCGGGTAAAACCAATGACGGTGCTATCATTACGGATGAAGTATACTCCTATCCTCCGAACGACTTTGGTCTGTACAACATGGCGGGCAACGTCAACGAATGGGTATGGGATGTGTACCGTCCAACCACGTTCCAGACGTTTAATGACCTGAACCCTGTTCGTCGCGATGGCTATCTGGATGACGAAAAGAACTACGGTAAAAAAGATAACAACTCGCTGCTCGATAACCGTACGCGGGTGTACAAAGGAGGCTCTTGGGCG